Genomic segment of Lemur catta isolate mLemCat1 chromosome 2, mLemCat1.pri, whole genome shotgun sequence:
GAGTGGccaagagggagagaaaagcagCTAAAACCCTGGGGGTCACGGTGGTAGCATTTACTATTTCATGGTTACCATATAGTATTGATTCATTAATTGATGCCTTTATGGGCTTTATCACCCCTGCCTATATATATGAGATTTGCTGTTGGTGTGCTTATTATAACTCAGCCATGAATCCTTTGATTTATGCTTTATTTTACCCATGGTTTAGGAAAGCCATAAAAGTTATTGTGAGTGGTCGGGTTTTAAAGAACAGTTCAGCCACTATGAATTTGTTCTCTGAACACATGTAAGCAATTGCATTGAAGAAGTTGAAGATAGCTtcacaatgaattttaaaaaaattaagcaagaCTATTAGTGAAGATCAAATAAATTGTTCTTCAAATTAAATAGGATAAATCAACGTTTtccaatctttttaaaatgtgcacttctctgtcacttctctaaaaatatttacttgacTAATAAATGTTAAATCCCTGTTTGTTAACTGCTTCAGAGCACAGCATACCTAACTCCTGCAGacactttttccctttctttccttctttaatgCATTGACTCTTTCCTTAGTTCTAGTATGTCTcctgaaaatatctttgttttccttttattccctttcctctttttttttttttttaccaagtttTCTACTCTCTCCAAGCCTGCCAAAAATTTCATCTGTGACTAGCCTTCACCAAATTCTTGCTTTTTTGCTTTGCTTATTTTCCCAATGGTGGCCCTTAGGTAGCAATTAAATCCATTCAGTCTTGCAAGAGAGCTGAATGTGGGGGGACAATTTGCAATGTAGACATTATCTTAACCAGGCTGTTGTGATGGTCAAACAAGTTACTATCATCCTATGGCATTGTTTTCTTCCCCAAAGTAGGAAGCAGAAGCCATTGTACTCTCCAGAATGGTGTTAGAGTGATTACTTGGCTGCTGTTCTTGCAATTGCACAAAATAGTGTAGAGTTGGTATGGATAGCACCCTATATTTCATTATTCAGTTCATACATACAGAATATTGTTCCTTTAGGAAGAATCTCTTTCGAGTGTAGTGTCtagttttctatctttttatagAGAAATTTAATTGTAACAGAGAATTTGCAAGTTGGAGAAGCCATGTGGAATATACATCAGTAAGAGGCATTCAGGTATTCATcgattttctttttccatttagcAAACATGAGACCCATTGCTATATTGTACTGAAATCAGTGCTAGTTCCATCTTTTTAACAAGAGACCTCTTCTATGCTTCAGCCTGAAAGGACACATTAGCATTTCAGCCTATTAGCTAAAACCAAGCAGACAGCTCATCTAATGGCTGGGGAAATGTAGGGGAGCAAGTGGAATGTTCGCCACACACTGTTACCTCTGCCAAACACTGCGTTAATGAATGGAATGTCACACTATGTGGTATGCTATATCTCCCAGGACTCAAACTCGGCAGAAAATGGTTTAAACTCTTTAAGGTTTATTTTAGTCAGGTAATACTGAGCCTCAATTAGGTAGTTGCTGGCTTTGGCCGGGTGACTTAAGTATGTTACAGTCAAGGATGCTGTgattttcctgatatttttttaatgatttcaaaatGGCCACTGAAGTTGCAGCCAAGTCACACATGCTCtggaagcagggaggaggaagaaccaGGAAGAGGGGCTTTCCTGGAGTCCCACTTAACAACTTCAGCTTCTTTGAAGGAGGGAAGGTTCTGAAGCtatggaggaagaagaaaatggttaTCGGGTGATAAATAAGCATTTCTGCCACATGAAGTAATCTGGAAAATGAAATCTaacaagtgaaaataaaacttcttGCCAAACCCTCCCAAAGGTGTTTGCTCTATAAATCCACAAGAAAGTCATCTGAGAAAAAGAGAGTGGGAAAAAATGACCGAGGGTTTCTCAAAGGCCTCTCTGCCATCTTTTTCTTAAACTTCTCCTTTGGTATTACttagtattgtttttttaaaccaatgaACATTTATTAGATATGTGCTATGTAGAAAACACTCTGTTGGCAATGCAGAAGACATGAGGGTGAATGAGTCCTGGCCACTTCAATAGATATTCTCACATACTTTGATATTCCCCAAAAGGTTGTGGTGACAAACATAGCCAAGAAAGCCAGTCTTATTTGGGGACAAACACATCTTGTTGGAGCTCACACAAGGGCTCAGCACCAGGGACAGAGCTCCCAGAATTTGCAATGGCCTGGTAGGTTGCGATGTCTGAGCAATCAGCAGAAACACATAAAGTCCACCAGCCTATCCAAGAACAATGAAAATTTCATGGGTAGGACCACCCTCTGCCCAGTGGCCAATGAGAGTCACCATACAGAGCTAGGAGATGGAGGGCAGGGGATGCTGTGGAGTTTCAGCCACAACAGCAAACACAAAAAAGATACCTGGTCCTGTAGACTCCTGACCAGCCCCAGCATCAGAGCTTGGTTTCTGTGATCTGTAATGAGTTCGTAATTCGAAATCCAAAACCTGATTCCTATTGTGTTTAGAATCAAATTCTAATGGTGACTATGGCCTGTGAGGCCTCACACAGTCCTACCCTTGCAAAACTCTCTACCCACTACCTATTCTGTTCTCCCCTGCTTGAGCCATGCTtgcccactcccagcccctcagCCACCCCCACAGGATGCCTCAGGAGCATTACACAGGCTATCCCACCTACAGGATCACTGAGGAGCTTTGCACAGGCTATCCCACCTACAGGATCACTGAGGAGCTTTGCACAGGCTATCCCACCTACAGGATCACTGAGGAGCTTTGCACAGGCTATCCCACCTACAGGATCACTGAGGAGCTTTGCACAGGCTATCCCACCTACAGGATCACTGAGGAGCTTTGCACAGGCTATCCCACCTACAGGATCACTGAGGAGCTTTGCACAGGCTATCCCCTCTACAGGATCACTGAGGAGCTTTGCACAGGCTATCCCACCTACAGGATCACTGAGGAGCATTACACAGGCTATCCCCTCTACAGGATCACTGAGGAGCTTTGCACAGGCTATCCCCTCTACAGGATCACTGAGGAGCATTACACAGGCTATCCCACCTACAGGATCACTGAGGAGCATTACACAGGCTATCCCACCTACAGGATCACTGAGGAGCTTTGCACAGGCTATCCCACCTACAGGATCACTGAGGAGCTTTGCACAGGCTATCCCCTCTACAGGATCACTGAGGAGCATTACACAGGCTATCCCCTCTACAGGATCACTGAGGAGCTTTGCACAGGCTATCCCACCTACAGGATCACTGAGGAGCTTTGCACAGGCTATCCCCTCTACAGGATCACTGAGGAGCATTACACAGGCTATCCCCTCTACAGGATCACTGAGGAGCATTACACAGGCTATCCCCTCTACAGGATCACTGAGGAGCTTTGCACAGGCTATCCCACCTACAGGATCACTGAGGAGCTCTGCACAGGCTATCCCACCTACAGGATCACTCGTTCCCCAGATCTTCACAGAGCTGACTCCTTGTCACTCTTCAGGTCTCAGATTTAACATCACTCCCTCAGAAAAATCAGTGTCTCAGCTAATGTTGGTAtctctctttaattcttttattcaCCTTGCTTGTTTCTTATTTCCTTAATTGTACATATCGGAATTTGTTACAATCttatttacctgtttattttcttgtgttttatctgtctgtctctcccaatGGCATGTAAGCACCATGAGGTCAAGCACTTTCCTAAGTACTGCTGTGAGTAAATCagattattgttgttttgttttatttctttgttgttgttttacattGGTcagttgagtgaataaataatatagaaatcCATGCCTCAGCATTAGGAGGGTGCATtagatgcatttaaaaaaaaataaactaactaAGTTGGGCTTATCCGAAGACGATTGTTGAATGTTTCATTAAATCTTTTAACATCTAGTGTTCAGCAAGCCTTGTCATTCTTAGGACTCAATCAATAAAGGtcatagaaaattatttcaaaagactcACTGTCCAACAgaaaaaatctttctaaagagTTTATGAGAAACTATTTGAGACCTGAATCATTCGtgagtttattttcattactACTAAACTATTTTTGCTTGTTCAtcattttcagagaaacctctcaGATGTTTGCCATCTTGTGCTCTTACAAGGTACTGAAGCCTACACAGTCCAAGCAGCATGGCCCAGACCATGGTGCTGGTGAGGGGCAGACTGGGATTTGGAGCCAGCTCCATCAACTATAAAGGCCCTACTTTAATCATTGTGTAATCCTCCTTTGAAGGAGGATTGAGGTGATGGAAAGCATGCTGTCAGAACCTTAGGTTTCTGggttttaaatcctggctctgctactcaCAGTTTGCAGGACTCTGGACAAGTCAGTTCACCTTAATGGATCCCAGTGGGAAATAATAGGATGTAAATAGATGGCCTCTGAATTTCTTTCCAGTTCTAAAAATTCTAACACCAAGTGCATGTGAACAACATAGCAGGGCTTTCTCTGTGTGCCCACAGTGGGAGTCTGGTATGCCAAGACTAGCCTTGAGGAGCTCATTTTGATGGTAACCCAAGTTACTTGAAAGATGGTAGATGGTCAGGCCAACTTTGGGACTGAAATTCACAGCTTTGATCAACAGGGTTAAGattaaaacaaacagacaaaaacaaaaagaggagaaaaggctACCCTAAGCGCTGGCAGGGAAAGAAGTAATGGAAAGTGAGCTCCAAGAAGGCAAGGAATTCACCTATAAGCACGGATGAGTGACAGGTCCAGATTCACAAAAGAACTAAGTTAAGGAGTATCTAGAAGTGTCAGAATGTAACAGAGAGTAGAGTTTTACAGAGTTCTATTTCCTGAGAGTTTAATACATAAACTTGCAAATGCCATTCTACATTTATTAGCAAGAGATAGTAAATTAGAAAGCAGATGATCTAAGTTTGCCTGCATGAGCTATCACACTTTGCAGGAGAGCCTCCTGCAGTACAAAAGAGAGTCATTAGAAAATtggaagacagaaaaggagaataGTGAAGACTCAGTAGAAATTGGTGTTGGAAGCTAGTATGGCCAGTGCTGTGGCAGGAGCAGAACATGAACTACTTGGATCCATGGGAAAGAATAGTGATGAGACCTGGGGAGTTTTTAGCCTATGTCCTAAAACAAAGGAACATGTAGAAATAATCCTTGAATAGAGTTGGGGGGTGTGACAGGCCAATGGATTCCCTTTACTTAACTTCATGGGAGTAAATCAAACCCATCTGTAATTGTTGTCTAAGCTACTGGTTATTCCTCAGGCTGGTGTTATCTCAGAAGCTGGACTTGTACACCCAACCACTGAAATGTCTCCCTGCttgaaattttgctttctttagtGCTTTTTGGTAGATGTGCTGTGCTTTCAGGCTAAACCCACATTTTTTGAAGCTAGAATTGAAGGTGTGTAACCAGAAGTCCAGAGAACTCAGTCATTATTAAGTCAGGAGCTTGTGGGAATGTGTGGCCTCAACAGTACAGACAGCCTTCAATGTTACTAATAATGAAGATATATGATCTTGGATTAAATATAAGAGAAGAGAATCCTAGATTCCTTAGTTAGGCAGAATGATGGCCCACACAAAGATGCCCATGTCCTAATCCCAAGAAGCTGTTactatgttaccttacatggctaAAGGGACTTTGCTGGTATAATtgagttaaggatcttgagatgtaAAGATTACTCTGGGTTATCAACATAAACTCAACTCTTGTaagaaaaagagggaggcaggagagttaGAGTCAGAGGAGATGTGATGATGGAAGTAGAGGTCAGAGAGAGAtgtccacaagccaaggaatgcaggcagaagctggaaaaggcaagaaacagCCTCCCCTCACCACCCCAGCCTCTAGAAGGAACAGAGCTCAGATGACACCTTGGTTTTAGTGCTATAAAACCCATTGCTGACTTCTAACCTCAAGAACTGTGTAATAATACAGttgtttcattttaaacaaattacacatttatgaaatgaattgtaatgtttagaaacaaaagaacttattttataaagaaaaataaaaaaaggaaaaacacaccaTCTGTACTGTTGCATATACATTAAATTACTCAGCTCTCTAAACCTTAACTATGTCCAACAAGACCCAAGCTAGGTGAGTCCTTCACATTTTGCTCCTGGAAAAGAGGCAGGCTGTGTCCTAGAAGTCATAGGCACTGCAGGAGGGCACAGATGGACCAAGTCTCAGCTCCATTCCTTGTTGACTGTGTGGATCAGGACAACATTCTTAACCTACCTGAACCTTGCCCCTTTGCAGAGATTTTTCAAGTGTAAGTATTCAAGTTCAGTAAacgtggttttgtttttttattaaggAGCTAATTTTTTTACTACCCCCttggtttaaaaattttatataaaaaatttatatatattaaaaatttaaatatttctctactttttctaCCTGTTGGGAAGCTACCCATCTTCAAAACCTGGTTCAAATGCCACTCCTCTTTTAAGCGTTTGTGATCGTGCCAATTTacagagcacttactatgtgccaagtgctaTGAAACTCACTTAATTTACATGATTATCTCACCTCATTTTCACAACACAGTGGGGTAggtaatattctcattttacagatgagaaactgaggctgaatgGAGGTAAGTTACTCCTCCAAGAttataggaaaaggaaagagatcaGATATTGACCAGGCCTGTCTGACTCCTTAGCCCTTGCTCTCAAATACTGACCCCTCTGGAAATAAAAGACCACTCTCTCTTCTGATTACTGTAGCTCTTTGTTGTGCCTTTATTGAGACCTGATTTTATGTTACCCTGTTTTTCTAACTTTGTAGTTATTTCTGTTCCTTTGGACTAAAGCTTTTTAAGTGCAGTGTTGACATTTCAGGAATTTGAGATCCAACAGAGTTTAGCATCATGCTCTGCACATAGTAAGTTCTAATAAACGTTAGTTgagaagctgaaaaaaatatCACATTTGCAGCATTTGAAGTAAGCCAGGGTCATACACTTTGGACCTTTGGCAACATACACAAGGCCTTCAGCACTCCTGGGCTTTCCAATCAGAACGCAGGCCCACAGGGGAGTCTCAGCCACACTAGGTGGGAAGAATTGAATAGGCATATAGGAAAACATGTGTTTTAAAGAAAGCCTTCCCTGTGAATTCAAACTATTCCAGGATGATTGGCGTTGCTCCTCACAGCACACACTCATGTCCTCATGTTTCTACCGTTCACAAGAAACTGAAGTCCCCTGCCTGCTTTTAAATGTTAGTACAACTCACAGATTTATTAGCTGTCCAATTTCCTTTAATATCtaagagaaataggaaataagttaaaaattttcAAGTAAGGAGACCAAGGTAAACTACTGAATCTCTGTGTCTCATCCATAACATAAGGTTCATAATATCCACCTCACAGGGTGGATGGTCATTAAGTGGAATGCACAACAGTAtaggttctcagtaaatgttagttcctTCCCTTGTTCatccttcccttttcttcatcATGGAGGCCTATCTGGCAAAGACAGTCTTCCCCATCTAACAGAAGATGATACGATATGCAAGAAACAGACTTATTTCTTGCTTCTGTGAAAGTGACTAGTCCACAGGGTTCCACCTCGTGAACCAGCCGGGTGCTTTTACTTCCGGGATAGAGACTGCCATGTCCAGTGGATTGGGAATGGGGGTggcatttctaaaaagaagaagaTATGCTTTTTAAAGTGATGACTAACATGTATGttgcaaattatatttattgttatatcTAAGATGCAGTATTCCTAGCTTCTTCATGTCTCAAAATTGTATATACTGGGATAAGTTTTAATTCATAATTCattcataatttaattatttaatgatGCTTAagagttaatgaaaaataaataataattagttccaaagaaaaattaagcattaaaaaatacaaagaaaaaatatttttgcaatagtttaaaaaaataaaaagaaaatttggggtCAATAGAGGGTATCTCTCTagcaaataaatagatatatttacttctccctctctctatataattacttctctctctctatttatatatatagatatataacaaaataaacccaTTTCAGCaaactttattgacaaaataAGGCTTTTACTTCTTCAAAGATTATTACTGACATGTGAATGGTTGTTTTAAGCAATTTGTTTAATCACTAACTCTCTATAAGTGTTGACATATGAATTGTTTTTGaaacacattcattcattccctgtccaagtttatttattgagattgatatatctgtatctgtatctgtatcCACACCTACCTATGTATCTCTACTCCAGAGGCTTCAAACCAATTTACAAAGTAGTTTTACaaaaaagcaattattaatttgaaaaaaaaatcagtaagaaatatGGAAGCAGGGTGATATTCAGGACAAAGACAGGGAGAATGAACATAGAAGGTGCCAGTACCTTTACTAGTAATTGCTGCTGAGGAACCCTTAGCTCAATTCTGAGTGAGCATGTGGCACAAGTACTTGGTTTTCTAAAGAAAACCAGGTACTGGTGTTCCAGAAAGATAGTAGGTCTAACTtatgtgataaaaattaaaaggaggaaatattaaaatgccaaaatgtgaataattaaaactgaaaagattttaattttcaattttttttaaagatgaaaatatctctttaagaATATAATACATCTACTCAGTGAGCGTTAAAACGGACAACTGGCTTACAGATCTGTTTAGTGGCTGGGTTCCAAGGACACAGGGATTCTGAaatgaacattttgaaaatgagacATTCCAAACACTTGACTATGATTATGAAATATGAAGTTCAATTATGGTTCCAACAAGGTTTTCGAAAGTTATATTATGCAATACTTTAACTTAAGGacattttagaaaggaaacaGTACAAACTCCtaattttctagatgaggaaattCTGTGGCAGGAGGAGGGATTATGGAAAGACTGTTAAAATCTAACTCGACCACTGCCATGTGGCAGCACCACAGTGAGAAGTCAGAAATCCGTGCTCTTTTCCTTCCATCCCTGCCTCCTAGTTGTTTCAAGGAAGCAACGAATCAGGAGCCAAACTTCTGCAGCATTTTGGCTTATCCAGAGGATATTAAGACGACTTCTTGCTCTCCTTTTCCTACATTTGACTATAGAAACATTGGATGAGAAGAGTGCTCTACCTCTTTCCAAATTAGGAAGTTTGTTTTCCCCCTCCACTCAAAGCATGCTGCCCGGGAAGCAGTCTCACAAACTCGTGACACCACCCAGCCCAAGGCTGCAACACCGCTCATCCTTCTCCTGAGACCCTCCCCCTTGCCTGCAGTTAGTGGCAGGAGTCATTCTTAGTACAAATCAACAGTGGATGTCTGCGGCGAGAAGAGCTCTTGACTCAGGGTGAGTTTCAGTGCCTTCCTGAACCACCGGTAGGAAAAGACGTAGATGATGGGGTTGCAGGCTGAGTTGAAGTAAGCAAACCAGATAAAGATGTCAAAGACCAGTGGGGGTGTGACAAAGTTAAGGAGGCTATCGACCATCGTGTCCACGGTGAAGGGCAGCCAGCACAAGAGGTATATGCCCACAGCGATGCCCAGGGTCTTGGCAGCTTTCCTCTCCCGCTTGGCACCCCCAGCCAAGCTTTTGCTCAACGTGCTGACCTGCTGAGCCTGCCTGGTCGCAACCGCAAAGATCTTTACGTACAAGCCGATCATGATGAGGCAGGGGAAAAAGAACACGGGGAAGTTTAACCAGCCCCAAAACTTATTGAACAGTAGCTGGCAACTGCCCACGCAAGGCATCTCTTCCAGCCACTGGCCGAGCCCTGCCTCTGCCACGTCCGTGTAGAGGAAGACGGCGGTGTGAGCCGCGGGCAGCCCCCAGCCCGCCAGGATGTACCCGAGGGCCACCCTCGCTGTGAACTTGGAGGGATAGCGCAGGGGGTCACAGATGGCGCAGTGGCGGTCAACGGAAATGAAACAGAGGTGGAAGATGGAGGTGAGGCAGAAGAGGGTGTCCAGGTAGGTGTGCAGGCGGCAGAGGAAGTCCCCGAAGAACCAGCAGCTCTCCACGGAGCGAACGGTGCTGAAGGGCAGCACGAGCAGGCCCAGAAGCATGTCCGCCAGGGCCAGGGAAAGCAGCAAGAAGTTGGTGGGGGTGTGAAGCGCTTTGAAGTAGGACACAGCAAACACCACAAACAAATTCCCTAGCACCGTAGTCAGCATGCCTGCTGCACAGGCCAGGTAGATGGCCAGCTGGATGCCCGGAGGATGGACTGTCCTGGGGCAAGACCCATTCACCTGGTAGCAGAAAGCTGCAGGGTGTTCTTCAGCGGCTTGGATGAGGACAGCTCTCATTTACggtctctcttcttcccctctgGCCGGGAACTGGCCACCTTCtccactagaaaaaaatttctttatctgCTAAACGTCAGAAAGTGAGATCAAGAGGAGGACACTAAAGGGCAATTTGGAATCTAGTACAATTTCCCTGGGTACCAAATCAAATGTGCCCTGAAAATCAAAGGCAGCATGGGATTCAAGGTTTCCTGAGTTACTTGTGGTAGACCTGGTTTATATGACCAGGCACTTTGAAACCAGTGTAGACAATATCCCTAAGGAAAGAGAATGATATAAGCTAAATGTTTCCTCAAAGAAAAACTGATGATGTTATGGTAGGTAGCATAAAAGTATTGAGAGGGTGTCTCTTCCATTTTGATAAGGTACTTGTCAAATGTAAAGTGAGGTTTAAAGGATCTGAATCAAGTGATGAATTAATTCTTGTTACTAAATTATTACTTAAGGAAGGAGTGACTTCTAGCTCCTCCCttcaagaattaaataaattgacaACAAAATAATCAGATTAAGGTTTTAATTACATGTCAACTCTTTCCAAGAGAAGAATGCAGCAtgcaaataactaaaaaaatagaaaacggCCCTATTTTAGTTTTGAATGGTGCACATTTTCTGAACATAACACACAGTGTTTACCCATTTTGAGAGAACTATCTGATATAAAGTAGAATTTTATCTATCAACACTAGCTTGTGCACTACTAAACAAATTCTAATAAATTGAATTCAGTGTTTCTAAGCTACTTACACAGGTAGGAACAGGAATCACTTCATGGGAAGAAGTCTCTCTTGTAGCAGGTGGACATGAGGAACGTAGAGTCCTCTTCTATCAATGAAGATAATAGGTGTGCGATCAGTTAATGATTATATACTCTCAATGGAAACTACCCCTTAATGTGGGGTGATACAAATAAGGAGTGAAGGGGTACCAAGGGACCTAGTTTGCACTATTCACAAGTCTCAGTTGTTTAAGCTTCCTTCTCAATATAAGATCATTTACACTGACTGTTAATTAGGGATGAAATTTGAAGACactggagatatatatatatatatatttttaaactcccAAGCTCTGGGATATTTATGAAGATATTCTTACCTGCTGATGACtactatatattcttttatttaatttcatttttagtaaatTCCATATATCCTTTTTGCTTTTGAATTATTGTGTACATTTCTTTCAACATGAGAAATAGTTGAGAATAATTGATCACAAGTCATTTGGTTCATGAAGAGGAGGTTGGTGACCCCCATGTAGGCTGCATCATGGTGTTCTTTTTAAGCTCTATGTTTTGTCATAGTGAAAGCAAGCATGGTACATGAAACAGTTCACCTGGAGGCAGAATAGTAAAATCCTGTTTTGTGATTTCCTGTACTGTCACCTAACCTCTCCCTCTGTTTCCCCACTGGTAAGAGAGCATCCGATTATACTCATCTGTCTATCTTACAGGGATATTGTTGCTGAAAATAACAGGTTCCATAATATTCTGCCGTCTTTGTTTCTTAGTATCCTAGAAGCTGGCACACTTCTTTATGGTCAAGGAGAAATAATTTCACAATATATGTCCAACTGATTTTCTGAAAATTACAGAATCCTAAAGTGACGCCAGATTACATCTACCAGAGGGACTTATAGGAGCAAGTGGGGCAGGTCAAAAAGAGTGAGGGGGGTTGGCCTAcacctctcccttctctgcaAAGCCCTGGCTCAGCCTGGTATTTTCCAGAGCAAAGCTCCCTGTGGCCTGGTGGCTGCTGGAAACTTGCCTTGTTTCACATATAAAACTTTATTGTTTCACATATAAAACTTTATGTGTTTATAAATAGATTTATGCTTCCAGCACATAATCAAACCAAGAAAGGATCCTGCAGTACTATGTACCATGATACCCCCTTAGCTTAAAAATCATAATCTACATATAATCTGCCAGGGAGTTCTATGGCTCTATATTTCATTTGACTAAGAACTGTGAAAAACACAAGCAAATGTCTTACAACTGGAATAGGGCTGAAGAAGGGAACTTCCACAAAGGCTTTGGTTCTGGGATAGGTTACATCAAACCTGCTTAAATTCA
This window contains:
- the TAAR5 gene encoding trace amine-associated receptor 5; this encodes MRAVLIQAAEEHPAAFCYQVNGSCPRTVHPPGIQLAIYLACAAGMLTTVLGNLFVVFAVSYFKALHTPTNFLLLSLALADMLLGLLVLPFSTVRSVESCWFFGDFLCRLHTYLDTLFCLTSIFHLCFISVDRHCAICDPLRYPSKFTARVALGYILAGWGLPAAHTAVFLYTDVAEAGLGQWLEEMPCVGSCQLLFNKFWGWLNFPVFFFPCLIMIGLYVKIFAVATRQAQQVSTLSKSLAGGAKRERKAAKTLGIAVGIYLLCWLPFTVDTMVDSLLNFVTPPLVFDIFIWFAYFNSACNPIIYVFSYRWFRKALKLTLSQELFSPQTSTVDLY